TACCAAAACGTAGCCAAAAATCTTGACATTTTGCCCTCACTAGCTGCTAAGATAGTCAAGGCAAAACATTGGGGCGTAGCCAAGTGGTAAGGCAGCGGGTTTTGGTCCCGCCATCCCTAGGTTCGAATCCTAGCGCCCCAGTCTACATAGTAAGGTCAGGTTTGATACCTGACCTTACTATTTTGGTATTAGCAAATCGCCCTCAGGCTGGAAATCTAGACCTATACATATAGTCCGCGCAGGCTGATTGACTTGTATCTTTAAATTAGACTGATTAAACTCAGTTTACAGGTCTACTCTCTAGTCAAGAGAGTGGGAGGTACAAGCGAGTCTGGTGGTTGACGGAGGCGCTACAGCTTGGTTGTCAGATAAAGACCGTTGTCACCTCAATCTGATTGGATTCTCTAAATCTGGACGGTATCTAAAGCAACTGTAACAATAGTAGAGCTTGCATACACAAGTGTAGTTGAGAGCCAGTCACCTGTGGTTAACTCAGGATGTAAGGGAACAAGACTATATGGAAACAGCGGTTTTAGGGATTGATGTTGGTAAGAGTAAAGTGCATGTTTGTTTACTCCTACCAAACGGCAAGAGTAAACCAAAGGCACTAGGGAACAATCTAGAGGGGTATCAAGAACTTTTAAATTGGCTATCAAGACAAGGAATCACTAAAGTGCATGCCTGTATGGAGGCTACAGGGAGTTATGGCAGCGCCTTAGCACGATACTTGTACGAGCACAGACAAACGGTTAGTCTGGTCAATCCCAGCCGAGTGAAGGGATTTGCTATCAGTGAAATGACGCGAACCAAAACAGACAAGGTAGATGCTGGAGTCATTGCTCGCTTTTGCGCCGCGCTGCATCCGCCCAGCTGGAGTCCACCTGCTGTTGAGATTGAGCAACTGCAGGCAATCATGCGGCGACTCGAATCGCTCAATCAAATGCTGCAACAGGAGAAGAACCGTTTAGATGTCACTGATAACGCATCTGTGCAAGCGTCGATTTCAGCCCACATTCAGTTTTTAGAGAACGAGCTCGGCAAGACACGGCAATTGATTCATGCTCACTTCGAGCAGCATACAAACTTGAGAGCCCAACGGAATTTGCTCACTTCAATTCCAGGTGTGGGAGAGCAAACCGCTGCTAGCATTTTGGCAGAAATTGGTAGTGTGACTACCTTTGAAAGCGCCCGTCAATTGGCTGCCTATAGTGGGCTGACACCGCGTGAGCGCACAAGTGGCACTTCTGTAAGAGGCAAGACAAGTCTTTCGCGCATCGGTAACTCTAGACTTCGCAAGGCTTTGTTCATGCCTGCTTTAACAGCTGCTCAATGTAATCCGATTTTACATGACCTCTGGGAACGCCTGTTGAGACGTGGCAAGACCAAAATGGTTGCAGTAGGAGCCGTGATGCGAAAATTACTACATTTAGCATTTGGAGTCCTCAAGTCAGGAAAACCTTTCGACCCTGATTACAGTAAGCCACTTGCAACTGTTGCTGCTTGAGAATAAGACAGTTATTGTACTTATGAAAAAATCCCTAAATAGGTTGCCAAAACAAGACGGTATCTGACAAAACTCGTAAAGCCCAAAGCCGTCCCGCCTTGGATTCAAATCCAAGGCTAATAGCAAAAGTCCGTTAATGAAAGTTAAAGAATTAGTCCGGTAATAATCCAACATAGCGCAAGAGCTCAGTAGAAGCTTGACCTCACATCTTGCATTAGTACAAAGGCTCTAATTGCCAAAGGGCAGCTTTCAATGAGAGAAAAGGGCGTGAAACCAAAATAGAGCAAGAACAATGTCAACCATTCTTGCCCACCCCTCGGCTGTGGTGGTGATACCACAGCCTCGCCCAAGGGCTAGTTTACACCTGGCTGGGTTTGATGCCGAGTCACTACCAACGAGATAGCCTGCAAGCAATCTTAGGCTTATTTTTACAAGCGCAGGGACATCCTCTACCGCAGCAATGCCAAGCCAAATCTGCCAGGAGGGAGTCGTTTTCTCAACGTCTACCCTTGGTCAACTCGTCGTTTGATGCGGGAAAGTCGTCGAACAGTCATCCAGCAAATCTTATCTCAGCCACGAGTGGGGCGCAAACCAATCCTACAAGTAATTATTGACTTAACTACACTGGAAAAACGTGGCAAGTTTAAAGCACTTGATGGACTAGTGCGAGTGGATCACAGCAAACGAGGATTGCACTTAGTGGTAGTGTATCTTGTTGTAGGGCAGTGGCGCGTGCCTTGGAGTTTTCGGATTTATTGAGGCAAAAATACGCCCTCACCTGCTCAACTTGGATTAAAACTGGTACACGGCTTACCTCAAGCACTCACCAAACACTTTCAAGTCTTGATTCTGGTGGATACTGCTTCGGTAGCATCGAGTTTTTAACAGCTATTCGTAAATTAAAATATCATGCCATTGCTGGAGTCCGTTGTGACCGGAAGCTAGATAACGGGCGCCGCATCTGACAGCTACACAAACGCGGGCAACAAGTGCGCCTAGTAGGGCTGAAGTTTCCTGTCTCCTTGTCCTGGTATGATCTCAAACGAGACGATGGTCACGAAGAAAAGCGGTATGTCCTGTCCACTAAAGTTCTTAAGGGTCATACTATTACTTGGTGGGGAAAGCGTAGATGGCAAATAGAAGGGTGGTTTAAGAGTGCTAAGCATCGCTTTGGTAACAATCGTTTTGGTCAGGCAACTCTCAAAGGCATCTACCGTTGGCTCGTACTATCGTTGATTGCCTACCTGTTGGCACATTGGGCATACTTGTCTACTGCATTGCCAAATTTACCTGATTGGGGAGAGGCAGCAAAACTCGCACTTGAAGTTTTTCTCCCCCATTTGGTTGTACTGCTTCTGCTGCTCGAAGTCCAACGCCTACAACCACTGGTACGAACACATGGTCTAGAGATTCAAATTACTAGGTGCAAGATGTGAGTAGAGCCAAGAATTCCCGTCACGAAGAGTGCGGGGAGTGTCAACAGTGTTCAAGTTTGTAGGGAGCGGGTTTTTCTGAATCGTAATTATGTTTAATCGTAGCCGTCGCAATCTGGCTAGTTGGTTCACCCTAGTGATGGGAAGTATTCTAATTGTCTTTGCAGGAGTGATTTACTACCTGGAAGCAGTAGATGAACTAGAGGAAGTCGATCGCTTACTCTACAAAAAAACCAGGGCGATGGCAGTCAATATTCAATATCAGCTCGATCAGGGGCAGTGGCATGTCAATTTGGACAATGTACCCTGGATAGGTAATAGTCCGCTGCCACTAGACACTGAAATTGCGTACACGCGCTGGTACGATGCCCAAGGGCAATTGGTAAGATTTTTTGGTGCGCCTCCTCCAGAGCAGTTGACGGTAGTATCTAAATTTCAAACACTTAAGGCGGCTAAAGATCGGACGTGGACAGAACTCCCTACTCCCTGGCTACGTCAAGTAACGCTACCCGTTTACCAGGATAATTTGTTAATTGGTTATCTACAGGTTGGAACCCCGCTAACATCCACTCAAAATGAGCTAGCTGAGTTACGGTTGCTATTGATGGCAACAGTGCTAGTAGACCACCACGCTGATTTTGACAAGCGGAATGAGATTGGAGAAACTAAAGAAAAACCAGAAACTCCAATGCCAGAAAAATTCATTGTCAACCTCAATACAGAAGAACGAGAATACTTGCATCAATTAACGCATAAGGGTAAATGTCCAGCTCGTGTGTTCAAGCGAGCACATATCCTGTTGCTTGCCGATGAAGGACATGCTGATGAAACAATTGCTCAAATGCTACACGTGGGAGAATCAACGGTACATCGGACTCGTCAAAAGTGTGTAGATGGTGGAGTTAAGTTTGCCTTGAGCGAGCAACCTCGTCCAGGCGGAAAACGTAAATTGGATGGACGCGCAGAAGCTTTTCTGATAGCAACGGCTTGTAGTGATGCGCCGACAGGACAGAAACGATGGACGATGCAGATGTTAGCAGATCGCCTCGTGGAACTACAGCTAGTGGACAGCATCTCAGACGAGACGGTACGACGAGTGTTAGAAAAAACGACATCAAGCCGTGGTTAAACCAACAGTGGTGCATTTCACAGGTGAATGCAGATTTTATCTGGCGGATGGAGGAGGTTTTAGACTTGTACGAGCAACCCTACAATCCATGTGAGCCGGTGGTTTGCTTTGATGAGCGCCCCGTGCAACTAGTGAGCGAAACCCGCACCCCACTTCCTCGAGAACCAGGAAAACCAAAGCGTTATGACTATGAGTACAAGCGTGAAGGCACGTGCAATCTATTTGCCTTTTTTCAACCGTTAGCACAGTGGCGACATATCAAAGTGACTGACCAACGCACTGCACAAGATTTTGCCTTGTGTATGCAGTATTTGGTGGATGTCTTATTCCCATTTGCACACCTAATTCATGTTGTGTTGGACAACTTGAACACCCATACGCCCGCTGCTTTGTATCAAACCTTTGACGCGGTTGAAGCTCGTCGTATTCTCGAGAAGTTACAGTTTCACTACACTCCAGTTCATGGCAGTTGGTTAAATATGGTCGAACTGGAACTATCGGTTTTATCTGGTCAATGTTTAGAGCGTCGCATTCCGTCCACTGAAGAACTGTCTAGAGAAGTCGCAGCATGGGAAGCATCTCGTAATCAGGCTCAAGCAAGCGTGAACTGGCGTTTCACTAACACTCAAGCACGAATCAAGCTAGAACGTTTGTATCCTCAACCAAGCCTGTCAGAATCTAGCCTGTCAAAATTGTAGTGGTGGTCTACTAGTGACCTTGGGAATTATTGGTCTTGCCGGTTGGTTTTTAGGCGGGCTGGCGATGCAACCAATTCATCAGGCTTACGAACAGCTAAAGCGCTTCACATCTGATGCTTCCCATGAGCTGCGTGCACCCTTGGCGGCGGTAGTGAGTAATGCACAAGTCGGTTTGCTCTCCTCAACTGGGGATAGTTCCCAGCAGCGTGTCCGGTTCGAGAAAATTGTTAAAGTTGCCAAGTCAATGAGTTTGCTAGTCAGATACCGTCTTGTTTTGGCAACCTATTTAGGGATTTTTTCATAAGTACAATAACTGTCTTATTCTCAAGCAGCAACAGTTGCAAGTGGCTTACCGTAATCAGGGTCGAAAGGTTTTCCTGACTTGAGGACTCCAAATGCTAAATGTAGTAATTTTCGCATCACGGCTCCTACTGCAACCATTTTGGTCTTGCCACGTCTCAACAGGCGTTCCCAGAGGTCATGTAAAATCGGATTACATTGAGCAGCTGTTAAAGCAGGCATGAACAAAGCCTTGCGAAGTCTAGAGTTACCGATGCGCGAAAGACTTGTCTTGCCTCTTACAGAAGTGCCACTTGTGCGCTCACGCGGTGTCAGCCCACTATAGGCAGCCAATTGACGGGCGCTTTCAAAGGTAGTCACACTACCAATTTCTGCCAAGATGCTGGCAGCGGTTTGCTCTCCCACACCTGGAATTGAAGTGAGCAAATCGCGTTGGGCTCTCAAGTTTGTATGCTGCTTGAAGTGAGTATGAATCAATTGCCGTGTCTTGCCGAGCTCGTTCTCTAAAAACTGAATGTGGCTTGAAATCGACGCTTGTACATCTGGGTTATCAGTGACATCTAAACGGTTCTTCTCCTGTTGTAGCATTTGATTGAGCGATTCGAGTCGCCGCATGATTGCCTGTAGTTGCTCAATCTCAGCAGCAGGTGGACTCCAGCTAGGCGGATGCAGTGCGGCGCAAAACCGAGCAATGACTCCAGCATCTACCTTGTCTGTTTTGGTTCGCGTCATTTCACTGATAGCAAATCCCTTTACTCGGCTGGGATTGACTAGACTCACCGTTTGTTCCTGCTCGTAGAAGTATCGTGCTAAGGCGCTGCCATAACTCCCTGTAGCCTCCATACAAGCGTGCACTTTAGTGATTCCTTGTCTTGATAGCCAATTTAAAAGTTCTTGATACCCCTCTAGATTGTTCCCTAATGCTTTTGGTTTACTCTTGCCGTTTGGTAGGAGTAAACAAACATGCACTTTACTCTTACCAACATCAATCCCTAAAACCGCTGTTTCCATATAGTCTTGTTCCCTTACATCCTGAGTTAACCACAGGTGACTGGCTCTCAACTACACTTGTGTATGCAAGCTCTACTATTGTTACAGTTGCTTTAGATACCGTCCAGATTTAGAGAATCCAATCAGATTGAGGTGACAACGGTCTTTATCTGACAACCAAGCTGTAGCGCCTCCGTCAACCACCAGACTCGCTTGTACCTCCCACTCTCTTGACTAGAGAGTAGACCTGTAAACTGAGTTTAATCAGTCTAATTTAAAGATACAAGTCAACTATTATTCCTAGCTCGGCATGAAGAGAAATTAACACCTGAATCCTTGCAAAAGATTGAGCTGACGAGTTTATTACAAGAGTTGGCAGATGACTATGCTATCCAAGCAGCAGCACAAAATCTCAGCCTGATTAGCAAGCTGCCTCAGCATCCAGTGAAGGTACAAGCTGAGCCCAACCTTTTACGTCAAGCAGTGATGAACCTGTTGAATAACGCCTGCAAGTATACTCCTGCTGGTGGTAAAGTTCAGTTGTGGCTCTTTACCCAACCCAACCAGGCTGTAATTCAAGTTGAGGACAATGGGATTGGAATTCCTCAGAGTGATTTACCCCGGATATTTGAGCGGTTTTATCGGGTGGATACTGAGCGATCGCGCAAAACAGGTGGTTTTGGTTTGGGGTTAGCGATCGCCCAGCAGATTGTTCAAGCCCATGGAGGTCAAATCAGCGCTACTAGTATAGGACAGGGTTCAACCTTTCAAATCAAACTACCACTCAAGCCGCATCGCTAAGTAATAACGATACTTTGCAGAGTCAGCCTCTGCCTAGATTGGAGGAAGCATTTTTGTGCTTGAGTTGATCCCCATTCACCTCTACAATTAAACCAATTTAAAATATATCACTGGGCTTTTCCTGCCTAGGAGCCATCATGAGTAGTCGTCCAATTATTCTTGGCATTGTCGGTGACAGCGCAGCTGGTAAAACAACACTGACTAAGGGGATTGCTCAGGTACTAGGTCCAGAAAATGTCACGATTATCTGTACCGATGATTACCATCGCTACGATCGCCGTCAGCGAGCCGAGATCGGAATCACAGCGCTGCACCCTGACTGCAACTACGTGGATATCATGCAGCAGCACCTGTCTCTATTAAGAACCGGACAACCGATCCTCAAACCAGTTTATAGCCACAAAACAGGTACTTTTGAGCCGCCGCAGTATATTAAACCCAGTAAATTCGTAGTCGTTGAGGGATTGCTCGGTTATTCTAGCCGGGGGGCGCGGGACTGCTATGACGTGAAAGTTTATCTGGCACCACCTGAGTCTCTACGCGCCCAGTGGAAGATTAAGCGCGATAGTCTAAAGCGGGGCTATACCGAGGAACAGGTTGTTGCAGAACTCCAAAAGCGGGAACCCGACTCGGAGCAATTCATCCGTCCCCAACGTCAATGGGCAGATGTAGTAGTCAGTTTCTACCCGCCCAAAGAAGAATCTGAGCAGAGCAATGGTCACTTAAATGTGCGTTTGGTACTCCGACCTACGATTCCACATCCTGATTTAACGGAGATTGTCAACCTCACCAGTGCCAATCCCACGCCAGCAATTCGCCTGGGACTAGACCGGGATATGAGCAAGCCTGTCGATGTCCTCGAAATTGATGGTCATGCCAAGGAAGAACGGGTGAGAGAACTAGAAAAAATTATATGTAGCGATCTGCCCCATTTAAGTAATATCTGCACCCTAGACGGCAACCCAGAGCTTGGTAAGCTTACTGGGACAACCGGGGAGACGCTTCAGAGTTACCCCCTCGCACTGACACAGCTACTAATTACGTATCACATGCTCAAGGCTACGCAAATTTACCAATAGGCTACAGAATATCAGTTATAGAGCCGCCAAACACTGCCAAGCCGTAATACTTCCAAGGCACCGCTACTACGTGGAATCCAGCTTTCGTCAACATTTGCAGATGTCCTGACAAAGTTGCTAACTGGTCATGGCTGGAGTGACCTTGAGTGCTACTAGTTCCTAGGCAAGAGCGGATCTTTGCTAGGGTTGTTCCTTGCTGAGCAGTCCAGTCTTCTCGCACAGACTGATAAACCTCTGCTAATGCTGGGGATTCAGGCAAGATTGGGTCGGCATTCCAAAACCAGCCTTGAGGGGTAAGGCTTTCACTAATCCGCTGAAATAACTTCAACTTCATCTCGTCCTGAAGATGGTGAATTGCCAAGGATGAGACACAAGCATCAAATCCAGTTCCAATTTCCACCGCAGCGGAGTTGTTTGCCCAGTCGCCAAAGTCTATCTCTATTCCTGTCCAGCGATCTGTATATCCAGCTGCCTGGATTTTTTGTTGG
This window of the Chroococcidiopsis sp. CCMEE 29 genome carries:
- a CDS encoding IS110 family transposase; amino-acid sequence: METAVLGIDVGKSKVHVCLLLPNGKSKPKALGNNLEGYQELLNWLSRQGITKVHACMEATGSYGSALARYFYEQEQTVSLVNPSRVKGFAISEMTRTKTDKVDAGVIARFCAALHPPSWSPPAAEIEQLQAIMRRLESLNQMLQQEKNRLDVTDNPDVQASISSHIQFLENELGKTRQLIHTHFKQHTNLRAQRDLLTSIPGVGEQTAASILAEIGSVTTFESARQLAAYSGLTPRERTSGTSVRGKTSLSRIGNSRLRKALFMPALTAAQCNPILHDLWERLLRRGKTKMVAVGAVMRKLLHLAFGVLKSGKPFDPDYGKPLATVAA
- a CDS encoding IS110 family transposase; the encoded protein is METAVLGIDVGKSKVHVCLLLPNGKSKPKALGNNLEGYQELLNWLSRQGITKVHACMEATGSYGSALARYLYEHRQTVSLVNPSRVKGFAISEMTRTKTDKVDAGVIARFCAALHPPSWSPPAVEIEQLQAIMRRLESLNQMLQQEKNRLDVTDNASVQASISAHIQFLENELGKTRQLIHAHFEQHTNLRAQRNLLTSIPGVGEQTAASILAEIGSVTTFESARQLAAYSGLTPRERTSGTSVRGKTSLSRIGNSRLRKALFMPALTAAQCNPILHDLWERLLRRGKTKMVAVGAVMRKLLHLAFGVLKSGKPFDPDYSKPLATVAA
- a CDS encoding methyltransferase domain-containing protein; amino-acid sequence: MTQLFPGEVFANTADFDTGIRQMLPRYDEMLDAITRCLPITTNRILELGCGTGELSLKVLSRCPSAEVVAVDYSPRMLQFAQQKIQAAGYTDRWTGIEIDFGDWANNSAAVEIGTGFDACVSSLAIHHLQDEMKLKLFQRISESLTPQGWFWNADPILPESPALAEVYQSVREDWTAQQGTTLAKIRSCLGTSSTQGHSSHDQLATLSGHLQMLTKAGFHVVAVPWKYYGLAVFGGSITDIL
- a CDS encoding phosphoribulokinase; this translates as MSSRPIILGIVGDSAAGKTTLTKGIAQVLGPENVTIICTDDYHRYDRRQRAEIGITALHPDCNYVDIMQQHLSLLRTGQPILKPVYSHKTGTFEPPQYIKPSKFVVVEGLLGYSSRGARDCYDVKVYLAPPESLRAQWKIKRDSLKRGYTEEQVVAELQKREPDSEQFIRPQRQWADVVVSFYPPKEESEQSNGHLNVRLVLRPTIPHPDLTEIVNLTSANPTPAIRLGLDRDMSKPVDVLEIDGHAKEERVRELEKIICSDLPHLSNICTLDGNPELGKLTGTTGETLQSYPLALTQLLITYHMLKATQIYQ
- a CDS encoding IS630 family transposase (programmed frameshift), translating into MPEKFIVNLNTEEREYLHQLTHKGKCPARVFKRAHILLLADEGHADETIAQMLHVGESTVHRTRQKCVDGGVKFALSEQPRPGGKRKLDGRAEAFLIATACSDAPTGQKRWTMQMLADRLVELQLVDSISDETVRRVLEKNDIKPWLNQQWCISQVNADFIWRMEEVLDLYEQPYNPCEPVVCFDERPVQLVSETRTPLPREPGKPKRYDYEYKREGTCNLFAFFQPLAQWRHIKVTDQRTAQDFALCMQYLVDVLFPFAHLIHVVLDNLNTHTPAALYQTFDAVEARRILEKLQFHYTPVHGSWLNMVELELSVLSGQCLERRIPSTEELSREVAAWEASRNQAQASVNWRFTNTQARIKLERLYPQPSLSESSLSKL